In Solanum pennellii chromosome 3, SPENNV200, a single window of DNA contains:
- the LOC107014077 gene encoding probable protein phosphatase 2C 75, producing the protein MSDSDYDSDSDSDSDSATSGTGAPEEAVPLFGAISLIGRRSSMEDAISVWPNLCSPYINQHRPIDFFAVYDGHGGPHVAGLCRERMYLMLLEELLMTNTVITGSSSNNNNDNIFTRLFQRQLERESVKETWKRVLKSCFEKIDEMAFDTCYECGIGVPCGCPPQHYGLGGSTALLTILTGKTIIVANCGDSRAVLCRGGRAIPLSIDHTPDRPEERARIEACGGHVVYDDCARVLGILAISRAIGAKYLKKYIISEPEFTFTKREAEDEFLILASDGLWNVVSNDDACQVARECLQKEKPFGRGEVFSSPSNAAAALLTRLAMGRGSQDNISVIVVDLKIDYIEV; encoded by the exons ATGTCTGATTCTGATTATGATTCAGATTCAGATTCTGATTCAGATTCAGCAACATCAGGCACAGGCGCACCAGAAGAAGCAGTGCCACTGTTTGGAGCAATTTCTTTAATCGGAAGAAGAAGTTCAATGGAAGATGCGATATCTGTTTGGCCAAATCTTTGCTCCCCTTATATCAATCAACATCGCCCTATTGATTTCTTTGCTGTTTACGATGGACATGGTGGACCTCat GTTGCTGGGTTGTGTAGAGAGAGAATGTATCTTATGCTACTAGAAGAATTGTTGATGACAAACACCGTCATAACTGgtagcagcagcaacaacaacaacgacaacatcTTTACCCGTCTGTTCCAAAGACAATTGGAACGGGAGAGTGTTAAGGAGACGTGGAAAAGGGTGTTGAAGAGCTGCTTCGAGAAAATTGATGAGATGGCGTTTGATACGTGCTATGAGTGTGGTATAGGTGTTCCTTGTGGATGTCCACCACAACACTATGGACTAGGAGGCTCCACTGCTCTACTCACAATTCTAACTGGAAAAACTATTATTGTGGCTAATTGTGGAGATTCACGCGCCGTTCTTTGCCGTGGTGGGAGAGCCATACCTCTATCTATTGATCACACG CCAGACAGACCAGAGGAACGTGCTAGAATTGAGGCATGTGGAGGCCATGTTGTTTATGATGATTGTGCACGAGTTCTAGGAATACTGGCTATTTCTCGTGCAATAG GAGCCAAGTATCTAAAGAAGTATATCATATCCGAGCCAGAGTTTACATTCACAAAAAGGGAAGCAGAAGATGAGTTTTTAATCCTTGCTAGTGATGGTTTATGGAACGTTGTATCAAATGATGACGCGTGTCAGGTGGCGAGAGAATGTCTTCAAAAAGAAAAGCCATTTGGGAGAGGAGAAGTATTTTCTTCCCCAAGTAATGCAGCAGCAGCGTTGCTTACTCGGCTAGCTATGGGACGGGGTAGCCAAGATAACATAAGTGTTATCGTTGTTGATTTGAAGATAGACTATATTGAAGTTTAG
- the LOC107015364 gene encoding probable protein phosphatase 2C 75 isoform X1, whose protein sequence is MFSDKDDYSEKCRMRRRHRRIQMRRQHHPNLLSYLGQGIFEAGKMEASSSSSEAEAKGPVVGAISIPGRQRVMEDTISIRPNLCSPEINRCRPVDFFAVYDGHGGRHVNPTVASMCKERMHEVLEEELMRMRNNQDMGRQPLEGQRMEEAWRRVFKSCFLKIDEMASCICSECGSVGYECGCPLSVLKLTGSTAVVVVLTDETIIVANCGDSRAVLSRSGSAIPLSYDHKPDKREERARIEARGGRVVFTDGARVEGVLSMSRAIGDNNLKPYITSEPEMTFTKREAEDECLILASDGLWDVISSDIACAVGRECLRQRDPAGNFSSRLSSVEGDSRGATFSSRRACSAAALLTRLALGRNSCDNISVIVVDLKTNHSAV, encoded by the exons ATGTTCAGTGACAAGGACGATTACTCTGAGAAATGCCGTATGCGACGACGCCACCGTAGAATTCAAATGAGAAGGCAGCACCACCCGAATCTATTATCATATTTGGGGCAAGGAATTTTTGAAGCTGGGAAGATGGAAGCTTCTTCGTCTTCTAGTGAAGCGGAGGCAAAAGGACCGGTGGTTGGAGCAATTTCTATTCCGGGAAGGCAGCGTGTAATGGAAGATACAATTTCAATTCGACCTAATCTATGCTCGCCGGAGATCAATCGCTGCAGACCTGTTGATTTTTTCGCTGTTTACGATGGACATGGTGGACGTCATGTAAACCCTACG GTAGCTTCAATGTGTAAAGAGAGAATGCATGAGGTACTAGAAGAAGAGCTGATGCGCATGAGAAACAACCAAGACATGGGACGACAACCATTGGAAGGGCAGAGGATGGAGGAAGCATGGAGAAGAGTATTCAAAAGTTGCTTCTTAAAGATAGATGAGATGGCATCATGCATATGTAGTGAATGTGGTAGTGTAGGCTACGAATGTGGCTGCCCGCTGAGCGTATTAAAACTCACAGGCTCCACTGCAGTGGTGGTAGTTTTGACGGATGAGACTATCATTGTAGCTAATTGTGGTGACTCACGCGCTGTTCTTAGCCGCAGTGGAAGTGCGATCCCTCTTTCTTATGATCACAAA CCAGACAAACGAGAAGAACGTGCCAGAATAGAGGCACGTGGAGGTCGAGTTGTGTTTACTGATGGAGCACGAGTTGAAGGAGTGCTTTCCATGTCCAGGGCAATAG GAGACAACAATTTAAAGCCATATATCACATCGGAGCCGGAGATGACCTTTACAAAAAGGGAAGCAGAGGATGAGTGCTTGATTCTCGCAAGTGATGGCTTGTGGGATGTTATATCAAGCGATATAGCGTGTGCAGTGGGTAGGGAGTGTCTTCGACAAAGAGATCCAGCTGGGAACTTTAGCTCCAGGCTTTCTTCCGTAGAAGGTGATAGCAGAGGAGCAACGTTTTCTTCACGAAGGGCATGCTCAGCAGCAGCGCTGCTCACCCGGCTTGCTCTGGGCCGGAATAGCTGTGACAATATCAGTGTTATTGTGGTGGACTTGAAAACAAACCACAGTGCTGTGTAG
- the LOC107013092 gene encoding probable protein phosphatase 2C 75, producing the protein MLVFHVFLSLEKMDNIGNVDQRDEVRMHRQYRIELRRREQAREALLRGGVLPPPAVGSSCVKGERPSMEDEISIHPNFCSPPINGGRPIHFYAVFDGHGGPQVSALCREKMHLIIAEELMRPENNTNMTSSSSSSYRREERDMEATWIRILQRSFQRMDKMICFDCDCPTLTYSCLCPPNHNLRQIGSTAIIAIVTDHAIVIANCGDSRAVMSSAGNTIPLSFDHKPSRRDELARIRAAGGELVYSNGLRVQGVLTMSRAIGDSFLKPYIISDPEFTFVNRKVNDQCLILASDGLWDVVSNETASQIATVCVHGEAIFFSPSESAASLLTRTATGRNSTDNVSVIVVDFTRH; encoded by the exons ATGCTagtgtttcatgtttttttatcaCTAGAGAAAATGGATAACATAGGGAATGTCGATCAGAGGGATGAAGTAAGGATGCATCGGCAATACAGAATTGAACTGAGAAGGAGAGAGCAAGCTCGGGAAGCACTGTTGAGGGGAGGAGTACTGCCGCCGCCAGCAGTTGGATCAAGTTGTGTAAAAGGAGAGAGGCCTTCAATGGAAGATGAGATTTCAATTCACCCTAATTTTTGCTCTCCGCCCATCAATGGCGGTCGACCCATTCATTTCTACGCCGTTTTTGATGGTCATGGTGGTCCCCAG GTATCTGCGCTGTGCAGGGAAAAAATGCACTTGATTATAGCAGAAGAACTGATGCGCCCAGAGAACAATACAAACATGACGAGTAGTAGCTCCAGTTCATATAGAAGAGAAGAACGAGATATGGAGGCGACATGGATAAGAATTCTGCAAAGAAGTTTCCAGCGTATGgataaaatgatatgttttgaCTGTGACTGTCCTACTTTAACCTACAGCTGTTTGTGCCCACCAAATCACAACTTGCGTCAGATTGGCTCCACCGCAATCATAGCAATTGTAACAGATCATGCCATTGTCATTGCTAACTGTGGTGATTCCCGCGCTGTTATGAGCAGCGCTGGAAACACCATCCCTCTCTCCTTCGATCACAag CCAAGTAGGAGGGATGAACTGGCTAGAATAAGGGCTGCGGGAGGAGAACTAGTTTATTCAAATGGATTACGGGTTCAAGGTGTTCTAACCATGTCTCGGGCAATAG GAGACAGTTTCTTGAAGCCATATATCATATCAGACCCTGAGTTTACCTTCGTAAACAGGAAGGTAAACGATCAGTGTTTAATACTTGCTAGCGATGGGTTATGGGACGTCGTATCCAATGAAACAGCATCTCAAATAGCAACAGTGTGTGTCCATGGAGAAGCAATATTTTTTTCGCCCAGTGAATCAGCAGCATCGTTGCTTACTCGGACTGCTACTGGGAGGAATAGCACTGATAATGTAAGTgttattgtagttgattttacaAGACATTAA
- the LOC107015364 gene encoding probable protein phosphatase 2C 75 isoform X2 — protein sequence MFSDKDDYSEKCRMRRRHRRIQMRRQHHPNLLSYLGQGIFEAGKMEASSSSSEAEAKGPVVGAISIPGRQRVMEDTISIRPNLCSPEINRCRPVDFFAVYDGHGGRHVASMCKERMHEVLEEELMRMRNNQDMGRQPLEGQRMEEAWRRVFKSCFLKIDEMASCICSECGSVGYECGCPLSVLKLTGSTAVVVVLTDETIIVANCGDSRAVLSRSGSAIPLSYDHKPDKREERARIEARGGRVVFTDGARVEGVLSMSRAIGDNNLKPYITSEPEMTFTKREAEDECLILASDGLWDVISSDIACAVGRECLRQRDPAGNFSSRLSSVEGDSRGATFSSRRACSAAALLTRLALGRNSCDNISVIVVDLKTNHSAV from the exons ATGTTCAGTGACAAGGACGATTACTCTGAGAAATGCCGTATGCGACGACGCCACCGTAGAATTCAAATGAGAAGGCAGCACCACCCGAATCTATTATCATATTTGGGGCAAGGAATTTTTGAAGCTGGGAAGATGGAAGCTTCTTCGTCTTCTAGTGAAGCGGAGGCAAAAGGACCGGTGGTTGGAGCAATTTCTATTCCGGGAAGGCAGCGTGTAATGGAAGATACAATTTCAATTCGACCTAATCTATGCTCGCCGGAGATCAATCGCTGCAGACCTGTTGATTTTTTCGCTGTTTACGATGGACATGGTGGACGTCAT GTAGCTTCAATGTGTAAAGAGAGAATGCATGAGGTACTAGAAGAAGAGCTGATGCGCATGAGAAACAACCAAGACATGGGACGACAACCATTGGAAGGGCAGAGGATGGAGGAAGCATGGAGAAGAGTATTCAAAAGTTGCTTCTTAAAGATAGATGAGATGGCATCATGCATATGTAGTGAATGTGGTAGTGTAGGCTACGAATGTGGCTGCCCGCTGAGCGTATTAAAACTCACAGGCTCCACTGCAGTGGTGGTAGTTTTGACGGATGAGACTATCATTGTAGCTAATTGTGGTGACTCACGCGCTGTTCTTAGCCGCAGTGGAAGTGCGATCCCTCTTTCTTATGATCACAAA CCAGACAAACGAGAAGAACGTGCCAGAATAGAGGCACGTGGAGGTCGAGTTGTGTTTACTGATGGAGCACGAGTTGAAGGAGTGCTTTCCATGTCCAGGGCAATAG GAGACAACAATTTAAAGCCATATATCACATCGGAGCCGGAGATGACCTTTACAAAAAGGGAAGCAGAGGATGAGTGCTTGATTCTCGCAAGTGATGGCTTGTGGGATGTTATATCAAGCGATATAGCGTGTGCAGTGGGTAGGGAGTGTCTTCGACAAAGAGATCCAGCTGGGAACTTTAGCTCCAGGCTTTCTTCCGTAGAAGGTGATAGCAGAGGAGCAACGTTTTCTTCACGAAGGGCATGCTCAGCAGCAGCGCTGCTCACCCGGCTTGCTCTGGGCCGGAATAGCTGTGACAATATCAGTGTTATTGTGGTGGACTTGAAAACAAACCACAGTGCTGTGTAG
- the LOC107012571 gene encoding receptor-like serine/threonine-protein kinase At4g25390, with protein sequence MPSRELRSLPPSPLLSPPQHVHRQSHNLLAPLAGGIAAAASLLILFTLCFRKISLKRTVPSSDSESKPPHRFSYNSLRRATSKFSPSLRLGQGGFGSVYRGTVKSPTTNSNVSVAVKVMDAGSLQGEREFQNELFFAGKIDSKYIVSTIGFSSDQRGRRMLLVYELLANGSLQDCLLHRKCSELKDWKKRFSIALDIAKGLEYLHHFCDPPAIHGDIKPSNILLDDNFNAKIGDFGLARLKAEDHIEIEVRKESPVGNAAEDNGSVAEETESVITVNCLDEFHRGVEQSPESFVRHEASPETVTGVELSPEAPVVSPRTVAAMASPSEGLEKTSLSEGNFDRSSIDSGIEIGNKKSGVKKKKKKSITGKDWWWKQDTGGTDSGAVKDYVMEWIGSEIKKERPKTEWIGASSSSGPVGKIEKKKHRKRLDWWVSLDDEKNGKEEKRRPAREWWKEEYCEELARKKKKKKKEQGGKGSISDDCHSESWWPRDDELYTAKKKKRSRSRGSKSSMDWWLDGFSSELRRARKNSYDSASGDIPKSGGISSTPSMRGTVCYVAPEYGSCGDLSEKCDVYSYGVLLLVLIAGRRPLQVTGSPMSEFQRANLLSWARHLARAGKLLDLVDQSVESLDKEQALLSITVALLCLQKSPARRPSMKEVVGMLSGDLEAPQLPVELSPSPPSRFPIKSHKKVR encoded by the coding sequence ATGCCATCGCGTGAACTCCGTTCACTACCGCCGTCGCCGCTGTTGTCGCCGCCGCAGCATGTTCACCGTCAGAGCCACAATCTATTGGCACCTCTCGCCGGAGGAATAGCCGCTGCTGCATCTCTCCTTATTCTCTTCACTTTATGCTTCCGGAAAATAAGCCTGAAGCGAACCGTTCCCTCTTCCGATTCAGAGTCAAAACCCCCTCACCGGTTCTCATACAACTCTCTCCGTCGAGCCACCTCTAAATTCTCTCCATCGCTTCGTCTGGGTCAAGGTGGGTTTGGGTCTGTTTACAGAGGAACTGTCAAAAGCCCAACTACCAATTCTAATGTCTCGGTTGCTGTTAAAGTCATGGACGCTGGGTCCTTGCAAGGTGAGCGTGAATTTCAAAACGAACTCTTTTTCGCTGGGAAAATTGATTCTAAATACATTGTTTCCACTATTGGTTTCTCTTCCGATCAAAGAGGCCGTCGTATGCTACTAGTTTACGAGCTTTTAGCTAACGGAAGCTTACAAGACTGCCTTTTGCATCGCAAGTGTAGTGAATTGAAGGATTGGAAAAAGAGGTTTTCAATTGCTCTTGATATAGCTAAAGGGTTGGAGTACTTGCACCATTTTTGTGACCCACCAGCGATTCACGGCGATATTAAGCCTAGTAATATACTACTGGATGATAATTTCAATGCGAAGATCGGCGATTTTGGATTGGCAAGGTTGAAAGCGGAGGATCATATTGAGATTGAAGTAAGAAAGGAGAGTCCTGTAGGAAATGCGGCTGAGGATAATGGGTCGGTGGCAGAGGAAACTGAGAGTGTGATTACTGTTAATTGTTTAGACGAGTTTCACAGAGGAGTTGAGCAGTCGCCGGAGAGTTTTGTTAGACACGAGGCCTCGCCGGAGACGGTTACTGGGGTGGAATTGTCACCTGAGGCTCCTGTGGTGTCTCCAAGAACGGTGGCAGCTATGGCATCCCCATCTGAGGGTCTAGAAAAAACGAGTCTTTCCGAGGGTAATTTTGATCGGTCCAGTATAGACAGTGGGATTGAAATTGGAAATAAGAAGAGTggagtgaagaagaagaagaagaagagcatTACAGGGAAAGACTGGTGGTGGAAGCAAGATACTGGTGGGACGGATTCAGGAGCGGTGAAGGATTATGTAATGGAATGGATTGGGAGTGAGATCAAGAAGGAGAGGCCAAAGACAGAGTGGATTGGGGCTTCGTCGAGTTCAGGACCAGtaggaaaaatagaaaagaagaaaCATAGGAAGCGATTAGATTGGTGGGTTTCATTAGATGATGAAAAAAATGGGAAGGAGGAGAAGAGGAGGCCTGCAAGGGAGTGGTGGAAGGAGGAGTATTGTGAGGAGCTTGctaggaagaaaaagaaaaagaagaaggaacaGGGCGGAAAGGGTTCAATTAGTGATGATTGTCATAGTGAGTCTTGGTGGCCAAGGGATGATGAATTATATACGgctaaaaagaagaaaaggagcAGGAGTAGGGGTAGTAAAAGTAGCATGGATTGGTGGCTGGATGGATTTAGTAGTGAGCTTCGGAGAGCTCGTAAGAATAGTTATGATTCTGCTAGTGGGGATATACCTAAAAGTGGTGGCATCAGTAGCACTCCAAGCATGAGAGGAACTGTATGTTATGTTGCACCAGAATATGGTAGCTGTGGGGATCTATCTGAAAAGTGTGATGTATACAGCTATGGGGTACTTTTGTTAGTTCTTATTGCTGGGCGTAGGCCACTTCAGGTGACGGGGTCACCCATGTCCGAATTCCAGCGTGCTAATCTTCTCTCTTGGGCACGTCACCTTGCCCGAGCAGGGAAGCTTCTTGATTTGGTTGATCAGTCTGTTGAATCATTAGACAAAGAACAAGCATTACTCTCCATCACTGTTGCCCTGCTCTGCTTGCAAAAGTCACCTGCACGCCGACC
- the LOC107014128 gene encoding probable protein phosphatase 2C 75: MSDSDSDTATSPIGAPEKPVPVVGAISLIGRRSSMEDAISVWPNLCSPFINQHRPIDFFAVYDGHCGPHVAELCRDRMYLILIQELMMAKTIITGSSSSNNNNIITRLSQKQLERERVKEMWRRVLKRCFERIDEMAFDTCYKCGIGVPCGCPPYYYGIGGSTALLTILTEKTIIVANCGDSRVVLCRGGRAIPLSIDHKPDRPEERARIEACGGHVDFGCSARVLGILPMSRAIGAKYLKKYIISEPEFTFTKREAEDEFLILASDGLWKAVLNDDACKVARECLQKEKPFGSGDVFSSPSNAAAALLTRLAMGRGSKDNISVIVVDLKITS; the protein is encoded by the exons ATGTCTGATTCTGATTCTGATACAGCAACATCACCCATAGGCGCACCAGAAAAACCAGTGCCAGTGGTTGGAGCAATTTCTTTGATTGGAAGAAGAAGTTCAATGGAAGATGCGATATCTGTTTGGCCAAATCTTTGCTCCCCTTTTATCAATCAACATCGCCCTATTGATTTCTTTGCTGTTTATGATGGACATTGTGGACCGCat GTTGCTGAATTGTGTAGAGATAGAATGTATCTTATACTAATACAAGAATTGATGATGGCGAAGACCATCATAACTGgtagcagcagcagcaacaacaacaacatcatcacCCGTCTGAGCCAAAAACAATTGGAACGGGAGAGGGTTAAGGAGATGTGGAGAAGGGTGTTGAAGAGATGCTTCGAGAGAATTGATGAGATGGCGTTTGATACGTGCTATAAGTGTGGTATAGGTGTTCCTTGTGGCTGTCCACCATATTACTATGGAATAGGAGGCTCCACTGCTCTACTCACTATTCTAACAGAAAAAACTATTATTGTGGCGAATTGCGGAGATTCACGTGTTGTTCTTTGCCGTGGTGGGAGAGCCATACCTCTATCTATTGATCACAAG CCAGACAGACCAGAGGAACGTGCTAGAATTGAGGCATGTGGAGGCCATGTTGATTTTGGTTGTTCTGCACGAGTTCTAGGAATACTGCCTATGTCTCGTGCAATAG GAGCCAAGTATCTAAAGAAGTATATCATATCCGAGCCAGAGTTTACATTCACAAAAAGGGAAGCAGAAGATGAGTTTTTAATCCTTGCTAGTGATGGTTTATGGAAGGCTGTATTAAATGATGATGCGTGTAAGGTGGCGAGAGAATGTCTTCAAAAAGAAAAGCCATTTGGGAGTGGAGACGTATTTTCTTCCCCAAGTAATGCAGCAGCAGCGTTGCTTACTCGGCTAGCTATGGGACGGGGTAGCAAAGATAACATAAGCGTTATCGTTGTTGATTTGAAGATAACTTCTTGA